Proteins co-encoded in one Brassica rapa cultivar Chiifu-401-42 chromosome A02, CAAS_Brap_v3.01, whole genome shotgun sequence genomic window:
- the LOC103848549 gene encoding pentatricopeptide repeat-containing protein At5g42450, mitochondrial: MVSSQRLYLSRIVTRKSHSLASALVTKSQESVPKSVGFSDSGSTCEAHQLFDEIRDLNVISGTAVIGRFVKQNRHVEAIHAFKRLLYLGIRPNEFTFGTVIGSSSSSRDVKLGKQLHGFALKIGLASNVFVGSAVLNCYVKLSTLMDARRSFDDTRDPNVISFTNLISGYLKKHEFEEALSLFRTMPERSVVTWNAVIGGFSQTGRNEEAVRTFVDMLREGVVMPNESTFPCTITAISNIASHGGGKSIHACAIKFLGQQYNVFVWNSLISFYSKCGNMEDSVLAFNKLHEQERNIVSWNSMIWGYAHNGRGEEAIAMFEKMIKDTNLKPNSVTLLGVLFACNHRGLIHEGYSYFNKAVNDYDNPNLLQPEHYACMVDMLSRSGHFEEAEKLIKSLPLDPGIGFWKALLGGCKIHSNKRLAELAASKILEMEPRDVSSYVMLSNAYSAVEKWQNVSEIRRKIKETGFKRISGCSWIEVRGQGCVFVNADKSNKQKDEVYRVLSLITQHLIEDL; the protein is encoded by the coding sequence ATGGTTTCATCTCAAAGACTATATCTCTCGCGAATCGTTACAAGGAAATCTCACTCTTTGGCAAGTGCCCTTGTTACCAAATCACAAGAGTCGGTCCCCAAGTCAGTTGGATTCTCGGATTCGGGTTCGACCTGTGAGGCACACCAACTGTTCGACGAAATTCGAGACTTGAATGTCATTTCTGGTACAGCCGTGATTGGCCGCTTTGTGAAACAAAACAGGCATGTAGAGGCAATCCATGCTTTCAAAAGGTTGCTGTATCTGGGAATCAGACCAAACGAGTTCACCTTCGGCACCGTCATTGGGTCCTCTTCATCTTCGAGAGATGTCAAATTAGGCAAGCAGCTACATGGTTTTGCGTTAAAAATTGGACTTGCGTCGAATGTGTTTGTGGGCAGTGCGGTTTTGAACTGTTACGTGAAGCTGAGCACGTTGATGGATGCTCGTAGAAGCTTTGATGATACTAGAGATCCAAACGTTATTTCTTTTACCAATTTGATAAGTGGGTACCTAAAGAAACATGAATTTGAGGAAGCCCTTTCCTTGTTTAGAACAATGCCAGAGAGAAGTGTTGTTACTTGGAACGCAGTGATTGGTGGGTTTAGTCAGACGGGACGGAATGAAGAAGCTGTGCGTACTTTTGTGGATATGTTAAGGGAAGGTGTGGTGATGCCTAATGAATCAACCTTCCCTTGTACGATAACAGCCATATCCAATATAGCTTCTCATGGTGGTGGTAAAAGTATCCACGCCTGTGCTATCAAGTTCTTGGGTCAGCAATATAATGTCTTTGTTTGGAATTCTCTCATTAGTTTTTACTCCAAGTGTGGAAACATGGAGGATAGTGTTTTGGCTTTCAACAAGCTCCATGAACAAGAAAGGAACATCGTCTCTTGGAACTCTATGATATGGGGTTATGCGCACAACggaagaggagaagaagctaTAGCCATGTTTGAAAAGATGATCAAAGACACAAACCTGAAACCAAACAGTGTGACACTTCTTGGAGTGTTATTTGCGTGTAACCACAGGGGCCTAATCCATGAAGGGTACTCATATTTCAACAAAGCAGTGAATGATTATGATAATCCAAACCTGCTACAACCTGAGCACTATGCATGTATGGTGGATATGCTCTCTAGGTCAGGTCATTTCGAAGAAGCAGAGAAGCTTATTAAAAGTCTGCCTCTTGATCCGGGAATCGGGTTTTGGAAAGCATTGCTTGGGGGATGCAAGATTCACTCAAACAAGCGTTTGGCTGAATTAGCGGCGTCGAAGATCTTAGAGATGGAACCCAGAGATGTTTCGTCATACGTTATGCTTTCAAATGCTTACTCTGCTGTGGAGAAGTGGCAGAATGTGTCGGAGATACGGAGGAAGATTAAGGAAACGGGTTTCAAGCGTATCTCGGGATGTAGTTGGATTGAAGTTAGAGGCCAAGGTTGTGTCTTTGTCAATGCTGACAAAAGCAACAAACAGAAGGATGAAGTCTATAGGGTGTTGTCACTTATTACGCAACATCTTATAGAAGACTTGTGA
- the LOC103848547 gene encoding uncharacterized protein LOC103848547, with protein MSHRKFEHPRHGSLGFLPRKRANRHRGKVKAFPKDDQTKPCKFTAFMGYKAGMTHIVRDVEKPGSKLHKKETCEAVTIIETPAMVVVGVVAYVKTPRGLRSLNTVWAQHLSEEVRRRFYKNWAKSKKKAFTGYAKQYETEEGKKSIQSQLEKMKKYGTVIRVLAHTQIRKMKGLKQKKAHMMEIQINGGTIAQKVDFAYSFFEKQIPIDAVFQKDEMIDVIGVTKGKGYEGVVTRWGVTRLPRKTHRGLRKVACIGAWHPARVSYTVARAGQNGYHHRTELNKKIYRLGKVGQETHTAMTEYDRTEKDVTPMGGFAHYGVVKDDYLMIKGCCMGPKKRVVTLRQSLLTQTSRLAMEQINLKFIDTSSKMGHGKFQTTQEKNKFYGRAATKA; from the exons ATGTCTCACAGGAAGTTTGAGCACCCAAGACACGGATCACTTGGTTTCCTACCAAGGAAGAGAGCTAACCGTCACAGAGGAAAAG TGAAGGCCTTCCCTAAGGATGACCAAACCAAGCCTTGCAAGTTCACAGCCTTCATGGGATACAAGGCTGGTATGACCCACATCGTTAGAGATGTCGAGAAGCCCGGATCCA AGCTTCACAAGAAGGAGACATGTGAGGCTGTTACCATCATTGAGACACCGGCTATGGTTGTTGTTGGAGTTGTTGCCTACGTCAAGACTCCCCGTGGCCTGAGGTCTTTGAACACTGTCTGGGCACAGCACTTGAGTGAAGAGGTGAGGAGAAGGTTCTACAAGAACTGGGCCAAGTCCAAGAAGAAGGCTTTCACCGGGTACGCCAAGCAGTATGAAACTGAGGAAGGCAAGAAGAGCATCCAGTCCCAGCtcgagaagatgaagaagtacGGAACAGTCATCCGTGTCTTGGCCCACACTCAGATCAGGAAGATGAAGGGGTTGAAGCAGAAGAAGGCTCACATGATGGAGATCCAGATCAACGGTGGCACCATCGCACAGAAGGTCGACTTCGCCTACAGCTTCTTCGAGAAGCAGATTCCCATCGACGCTGTATTCCAGAAGGATGAGATGATTGATGTGATTGGTGTGACCAAGGGTAAGGGGTACGAAGGTGTTGTTACCCGTTGGGGTGTGACTAGGCTTCCACGTAAGACTCACAGGGGTCTGCGTAAGGTTGCTTGTATCGGTGCGTGGCATCCTGCTAGAGTCTCTTACACCGTAGCCAGAGCTGGTCAGAACGGTTACCATCACCGTACCGAGCTGAACAAGAAGATTTACAGGTTGGGCAAGGTTGGTCAAGAGACGCACACAGCCATGACTGAATACGATAG GACTGAGAAAGATGTGACCCCGATGGGAGGATTTGCACACTATGGTGTGGTGAAGGATGACTACTTGATGATTAAGGGATGCTGCATGGGTCCAAAGAAGAGGGTTGTGACTCTGAGACAGTCACTGCTTACTCAGACTTCCCGTCTTGCCATGGAGCAGATCAATCTCAAGTTCATCGACACTTCCTCAAAGATGGGTCATGGTAAATTCCAGACTACCCAGGAGAAGAACAAGTTTTACGGCCGTGCCGCTACCAAGGCTTAA
- the LOC103848548 gene encoding LOW QUALITY PROTEIN: probable polygalacturonase (The sequence of the model RefSeq protein was modified relative to this genomic sequence to represent the inferred CDS: deleted 1 base in 1 codon) gives MDFPLLLRSILLPLCLLFSVIQSRPYTSSQKIQLPGDSLALSVADFGATGDGIHYDTSAIQSAINACNHHYTSSSSICRVKFPLGTYLTAKLHLRSGVLLDVTENAVLLGGPRIEDYPAETSSEWYVVVANNATDVGITGGGAIDGQGSKFVVRFDERKNVMVSWNQTGACLGDECRPRLVGFVDSTNVHIWNITLRDPAYWCLHIVRCENTSVHDVSILGDFNTPNNDGIDIEDSNNTFITRCHIDTGDDAICPKTYVAPLYNLTVTDCWIRTKSSAIKLGSASWFEFKSLVFDNITISESHRGLGMQIRDGGNVNGITFSNMNISTRYYDPSWWGRAEPIYITTCPRDSSSKEGSISNLLFVNITIVSENGVFLSGSPNGLLTDIKFKNMNITLRRWSNYTSGLVDYRPGCQGLMNHSATAGIIMEHVNGFSVENVDLKWSDDNLNAWNVPLEFRPSTVNNVSFVGFSSGLYTKLFEFDCVIVGEHKILESFMFGLMET, from the exons ATGGACTTCCCACTACTGTTGCGAAGCATATTATTGCCCCTGTGCCTATTATTCTCCGTAATCCAATCACGTCCGTACACGTCATCACAAAAGATCCAACTTCCCGGCGATTCCTTGGCCCTCTCCGTCGCCGATTTCGGCGCCACCGGCGATGGTATCCACTACGATACCTCCGCGATACAGTCCGCCATCAACGCCTGCAATCATCACTACACCTCATCTTCCTCCATCTGCCGCGTCAAGTTTCCTCTCGGCACCTACCTGACCGCCAAGCTCCATCTCCGATCCGGCGTCCTGCTCGATGTGACGGAGAACGCGGTGCTTCTCGGGGGACCGAGGATTGAAGATTATCCGGCGGAGACTTCGTCGGAATGGTACGTGGTGGTGGCGAACAACGCGACGGATGTTGGAATCACCGGCGGAGGAGCAATCGACGGACAGGGATCTAAATTCGTGGTGAGATTCGATGAGAGGAAGAACGTGATGGTGAGCTGGAATCAGACTGGGGCTTGCTTGGGTGATGAGTGTAGACCTAGGCTTGTTGGATTCGTTGACTCCACCAATGTTCACATCTGGAACATCACGCTTCGTGATCCTGCGTATTGGTG TTTGCATATCGTGAGGTGCGAGAACACTTCTGTCCACGACGTATCAATCTTAGGCGATTTCAACACGCCAAATAACGATGGCATCGACATAGAAGATTCAAACAATACTTTCATAACTCGGTGTCACATCGATACAGGAGATGACGCGATCTGCCCCAAGACTTATGTTGCTCCGCTTTACAACTTAACCGTTACAGACTGCTGGATCCGCACCAAATCCTCCGCCATTAAACTTGGTAGTGCGAGCTGGTTTGAATTCAAAAGTCTCGTCTTTGATAACATCACCATTTCTGAATCACACAGAGGCCTTGGCATGCAAATACGCGATGGAG GAAATGTGAATGGCATTACGTTTTCAAACATGAACATCAGTACAAGATACTATGATCCGTCCTGGTGGGGAAGAGCAGAACCAATCTATATAACAACTTGCCCGCGCGATTCATCTTCAAAGGAAGGCTCAATCTCGAATCTCCTTTTCGTTAACATAACAATCGTTTCTGAAAACGGAGTCTTTTTATCTGGCTCTCCAAACGGATTACTCACAGACATAAAGTTCAAGAACATGAACATTACTTTGAGAAGATGGAGTAATTACACTTCAGGGCTCGTCGATTATAGACCTGGATGTCAAGGTCTAATGAACCATAGCGCCACAGCTGGGATCATTATGGAACACGTGAATGGGTTCAGCGTTGAGAATGTTGACTTGAAATGGTCAGATGATAATCTGAATGCTTGGAATGTTCCTCTAGAATTTAGACCTTCAACTGTGAATAATGTTTCCTTTGTTGGTTTCAGTTCTGGTCTT TACACGAAATTGTTTGAGTTTGATTGTGTTATTGTTGGTGAACACAAGATTCTTGAGTCATTTATGTTTGGTTTAATGGAGACTTGA